In a single window of the Grus americana isolate bGruAme1 chromosome 31, bGruAme1.mat, whole genome shotgun sequence genome:
- the ZC3H10 gene encoding zinc finger CCCH domain-containing protein 10, producing MPDRDSYNNGSNGDEVGANANDICRDFLRNVCKRGKRCRFRHPDISEVTNLGVRKNEFIFCHDFQNKECVRLNCRFIHGTKEDEDCYKKTGELPPRLRQKVAAGLGLSPADLPNSKEEVPICRDFLKGDCQRGAKCKFQHLQRDYEYEARGMAAREQGIVPAVRRYDPYDAIYDPDRYDDHDPVLKRRRVDGLHFETYEYSFTSPRTVEYRLLEEENIMLRKRVEDLKKQVNNLLATNEVLLEQNAQFRNQAKVMTLSSTATATEQTLAPTVGTVTNYNHSIAQTHTTLSSQALQPRPVSQQDLVAPAGAQAAPPANAAPPMNPEITPLSAALAQTIAQGMAPPVSMAPVAVSVAPVAVSMAQPLGGITMSHATTPMVTYPIASQSMRITAMPH from the coding sequence ATGCCCGACCGCGACAGCTACAACAACGGCAGCAACGGCGATGAGGTGGGCGCCAACGCCAACGACATCTGCCGCGATTTCCTGCGCAACGTCTGCAAGCGAGGTAAGCGCTGCCGCTTCCGTCACCCCGACATCAGCGAGGTCACCAACCTGGGCGTGCGCAAGAACGAGTTCATCTTCTGCCACGACTTCCAAAACAAGGAGTGTGTCCGTCTCAACTGCCGCTTCATCCACGGCACCAAAGAGGATGAGGACTGCTACAAGAAGACGGGGGAGCTGCCCCCGCGCCTGCGGCAGAAGGTGGCCGCCGGGTTGGGCCTCTCGCCCGCCGACCTGCCCAACAGCAAGGAGGAGGTGCCCATCTGCAGGGACTTCTTGAAGGGCGACTGCCAGCGGGGAGCCAAGTGCAAGTTCCAGCACCTGCAGCGGGACTACGAGTACGAGGCGCGGGGCATGGCCGCCCGCGAGCAGGGCATCGTCCCCGCCGTCCGCCGCTACGACCCCTACGACGCCATCTACGACCCCGACCGCTACGACGACCACGACCCCGTGCTGAAGCGGCGGCGGGTGGACGGGCTGCACTTCGAGACCTACGAGTACAGCTTCACCAGCCCGCGGACGGTGGAGTAccggctgctggaggaggagaacatCATGCTGCGCAAGCGCGTGGAGGATCTCAAGAAGCAGGTGAACAACCTGCTGGCCACCAAcgaggtgctgctggagcagaacgCCCAGTTCCGCAACCAGGCCAAGGTGATGACGCTGAGCTCCACCGCCACCGCCACCGAGCAGACTCTGGCCCCCACCGTGGGCACCGTCACCAACTACAACCACAGCATCGCGCAGACGCACACCACGCTCAGCAGCCAGGCCCTCCAGCCCCGGCCCGTTTCCCAACAGGATTTGGTAGCTCCCGCCGGAGCCCAGGCGGCTCCCCCCGCCAACGCCGCTCCCCCCATGAACCCCGAAATCACCCCGCTTTCGGCCGCCTTGGCCCAGACCATCGCGCAGGGCATGGCCCCCCCCGTCTCCATGGCGCCGGTGGCCGTCTCGGTGGCGCCGGTGGCCGTCTCCATGGCCCAGCCGCTGGGCGGGATCACCATGAGCCACGCCACCACCCCCATGGTGACGTACCCCATCGCCTCGCAGAGCATGAGGATAACGGCCATGCCGCACTGA
- the PA2G4 gene encoding proliferation-associated protein 2G4, with protein sequence MSGEEEAAELTIAEDLVVTKYKMGGDIANRVLRAVVEAANSGASVLCLCEKGDAMIMEETGKIFKKEKEMKKGIAFPTSISVNNCVCHFSPLKSDQDYILKDGDLVKIDLGVHVDGFIANVAHSFVIDASKENPVSGRKADVIKAAHLCAEAALRLVKPGNQNTQVTDAWNKIAHSFHCTPIEGMLSHQLKQHVIDGEKTIIQNPTDQQKKDHEKAEFEVHEVYAVDVLVSSGEGKAKDAGQRTTIYKRDPSKQYGLKMKTSRAFFSEVERRFDTMPFTLRAFEDEKKARMGVVECAKHELLQPFNVLYEKEGEFVAQFKFTVLLMPNGPMRITSGPFEPELYKSEFEVQDGELKALLQSSASRKTQKKKKKKASKNAENATTGETVEENEAGD encoded by the exons ATGTCGGGCGAGGAGGAGGCGGCCGAGCTCACCATCGCCGAGGACCTGGTGGTGACCAAGTACAAGATGGGGGGGGACATCGCCAACC GGGTCCTGCGTGCGGTGGTTGAAGCGGCGAACTCCGGAGCATCGGTCCTCTGCCTGTGCGAGAAGGGAGACGCCATGATCATGGAAGAGACGGGCAAGattttcaagaaggaaaaagaaatgaaaaaag GTATTGCCTTCCCAACGAGTATATCAGTAAATAACTGCGTCTGTCACTTCTCTCCCCTGAAGAGTGACCAAGACTACATCCTCAAAGACGGAGACTTGGTTAAAAT TGACTTGGGAGTCCATGTCGATGGCTTCATAGCGAATGTAGCACACAGTTTTGTCATAGACGCCTCAAAG GAAAACCCTGTGTCAGGCCGTAAAGCTGATGTCATCAAGGCAGCTCATCTCTGCGCCGAAGCCGCGCTGCGCTTGGTAAAGCCTGGAAACCAG AACACACAAGTGACAGACGCGTGGAACAAAATAGCCCACTCGTTTCACTGCACGCCGATTGAAG GGATGCTGTCACACCAGCTGAAACAGCACGTGATCGATGGAGAGAAAACAATCATCCAGAACCCTACAGACCAGCAAAA GAAGGACCAcgaaaaagcagaatttgaggTCCATGAAGTTTACGCTGTTGATGTTCTCGTCAgcagtggagaaggaaag GCGAAGGATGCTGGACAGAGAACTACAATTTATAAAAGAGACCCCTCCAAACAGTACGGCTTGAAGATGAAAACCTCCCGTGCCTTTTTCAGTGAGGTGGAGAGGCGCTTTGATACTATGCCATTTACTCTCAG GGCATTTGAGGATGAGAAGAAGGCCAGGATGGGGGTGGTGGAATGCGCCAAACacgagctgctccagcccttcaATGTCCTCTACGAGAAGGAAG GAGAGTTTGTTGCACAGTTCAAATTCACAGTGCTTTTAATGCCCAATGGCCCGATGAGGATAACCAGTGGCCCCTTCGAACCAGAACTCTACAAGTCGGAGTTTGAGGTGCAAGATGGAGAACTGAAG GCCCTTCTACAAAGTTCCGCAAGCCGGAAGacccagaaaaagaagaaaaagaag GCCTCCAAGAACGCAGAGAACGCCACCACGGGAGAGACAGTGGAAGAGAATGAGGCTGGCGActga